In one window of Eleutherodactylus coqui strain aEleCoq1 chromosome 10, aEleCoq1.hap1, whole genome shotgun sequence DNA:
- the NDUFB11 gene encoding NADH dehydrogenase [ubiquinone] 1 beta subcomplex subunit 11, mitochondrial translates to MAMPLCLRALRVLRAAPVCRLHIAPRAQSTVPITVSHSAPLKHDDHEDINVYDKNPDWHGFSEDAAQDVRYMRLVMFFGLSVCLVLLPLYVAYAPGRRMRQWAHREAERQIKRRRALGLPLIEMNYYEPATLALPPEDE, encoded by the exons ATGGCGATGCCCTTGTGTCTTCGGGCGCTGAGAGTCCTGCGGGCGGCCCCGGTCTGCCGGCTCCACATTGCTCCCCGGGCGCAGTCCACGGTCCCGATTACTGTTAGCCACAGCGCCCCGCTCAAACACGACGACCATGAAGATATCAATGTGTACGACAAG AACCCGGACTGGCACGGCTTCAGCGAGGACGCGGCGCAGGATGTGCGCTACATGCGGCTGGTGATGTTTTTCGGCCTGTCGGTCTGCCTGGtgctgctccccctgtatgtggcCTATGCCCCGGGGCGGAG GATGCGGCAGTGGGCTCACCGCGAAGCCGAGCGCCAGATAAAGCGGAGGCGGGCACTCGGGCTGCCTCTCATCGAGATGAACTACTACGAGCCGGCGACGCTGGCGCTGCCCCCGGAGGACGAGTAG